The sequence ACCCTAAAAAAGATTATAAATATAAAGAAGGTGAGGTATTGAATTTTAAAAAGGTAAGAAACATCAGGTTGTATGAAACTATTATTCAACAGATCAGGCAAATGATCGATGAGGGGAAACTTCAGCCCGGTGATAAGTTTCCTTCGGAAAGGGAATTGATGGTGCAGATGGGGGTAAGCCGCTCTATATTGAGGGAGGCCTTCAGGGTTCTTGAATCCCGCGGGCTGGTAGAGTCGAAACCGGGGGGTGGAAGGTATTTAAGAAATGTTTCGGGGTTTCAACTTATCACCTGCTCCGCAGAGGATATAGAAAGGGACGCACTGCTGGAAGTGGTAGAAGCCAGAGAAATAATTGAGGTAAAAATTGTAAGGCTTGCAGCAAAAAGGGCTACCGAAGAGGAAATAGAAAGATTAGTGGAACTGGATAAAGAATTTCACGGGAACGATATGTCGATTAGAGAATACATGGATAAGGACAGGGATTTATTTTTCCACTTGGCCATTGCGGAAAGTGCTCATAATTTTATCTTAAAAGAAGTAATAAGCCATATTCTCAATATAAGCAAGGAACTGCGAGAAAAAACCATCCTTGACTACGACGATTGGCTGAATTTGTGCAAACAGCACGGAGATATCGTTAGGGCGATTGCAAAAAGGGACGAAGAAGAAGCAGCGAAAAAAATGGCCCTTCACTTGAGCGAGCTCAGGAGAGACCTCTTAAAAAGGTGTTTTAGCTAAGGGGCAAAAAGCTGATTGAGGTTAAAATGCGAGCAAAATTGTCTAAACATTAACAATACCGTAAAATCAATAAAAAGTTAAAAACCTTTATAAATATATAAAAACAATGAATAATATGAAGGAGGTATAATGATGAGAATAGAAAAGCACCCCATTCTAACCTTTGAAAGGGGGCGTGAGGTGGAATTCACCTTCAACG is a genomic window of Thermovenabulum gondwanense containing:
- a CDS encoding FadR/GntR family transcriptional regulator, coding for MNFKKVRNIRLYETIIQQIRQMIDEGKLQPGDKFPSERELMVQMGVSRSILREAFRVLESRGLVESKPGGGRYLRNVSGFQLITCSAEDIERDALLEVVEAREIIEVKIVRLAAKRATEEEIERLVELDKEFHGNDMSIREYMDKDRDLFFHLAIAESAHNFILKEVISHILNISKELREKTILDYDDWLNLCKQHGDIVRAIAKRDEEEAAKKMALHLSELRRDLLKRCFS